From one Dermacentor andersoni chromosome 1, qqDerAnde1_hic_scaffold, whole genome shotgun sequence genomic stretch:
- the LOC129381072 gene encoding uncharacterized protein, translated as MFNRCLLFMQFFGFLAVPPLCGVTWLGTASSDLAPSAVEHVDVIECLPKNCAIATICDYLGVSHFKLQHASHPDALSFDQPIIDNSRSVTSAADGINVQRVDRLFSGLGCSGTGTMFNRCLLFMQFFGFLAVPPLCGVTWLGTASSDLAPSAVEHVDVIECLPKNCAIATICDYLGVSHFKLQHASHPDALSFDQPIIDNSRSVTSAADGINVQRVDRLFSGLGCSGTGTMFNRCLLFMQFFGFLAVPPLCGVTWLGTASSDLAPSAVEHVDVIECLPKNCAIATICDYLGVSHFKLQHASHPDALSFDQPIIDNSRSVTSAADVLRLPCCTPPLRCHMAWNCFV; from the exons atgtttaatcgctgcttgctcttcatgcagttcttcggcttccttgctgtacccccCCTTTGCGGTGtcacatggcttggaactgcttcgtctgacttGGCTCCCTCGGCGGTCGAGCACGTGGACGTCATCGAGTGCTTGCCCAAGAACTGCGCTATCGCTACCATATGCGATTACCTCGGCGTGTCCCacttcaagctacagcatgccagtcaccccgatgccctgtcctttgatcagccaatcatcgacaactctcggtctgtgacgtcagcagccgacggtataaatgtccagcgcgtggatcgtctcttcagtgggctaggctgcagcggcaccggcaccatgtttaatcgctgcttgctcttcatgcagttcttcggcttccttgctgtacccccCCTTTGCGGTGtcacatggcttggaactgcttcgtctgacttGGCTCCCTCGGCGGTCGAGCACGTGGACGTCATCGAGTGCTTGCCCAAGAACTGCGCTATCGCTACCATATGCGATTACCTCGGCGTGTCCCacttcaagctacagcatgccagtcaccccgatgccctgtcctttgatcagccaatcatcgacaactctcggtctgtgacgtcagcagccgacggtataaatgtccagcgcgtggatcgtctcttcagtgggctaggctgcagcggcaccggcaccatgtttaatcgctgcttgctcttcatgcagttcttcggcttccttgctgtacccccCCTTTGCGGTGtcacatggcttggaactgcttcgtctgacttGGCTCCCTCGGCGGTCGAGCACGTGGACGTCATCGAGTGCTTGCCCAAGAACTGCGCTATCGCTACCATATGCGATTACCTCGGCGTGTCCCacttcaagctacagcatgccagtcaccccgatgccctgtcctttgatcagccaatcatcgacaactctcggtctgtgacgtcagcagccgacg ttcttcggcttccttgctgtacccccCCTTTGCGGTGtcacatggcttggaactgcttcgtctga